Proteins encoded within one genomic window of Humulus lupulus chromosome 1, drHumLupu1.1, whole genome shotgun sequence:
- the LOC133780384 gene encoding F-box protein CPR1-like has product MANLPHRTKSRPVPSLTQEMTMEILSHLSVKDLLRYRSVCKAWRTLIDSPSFIRMQLKCSKLGLFINGQQNLYWLDLDTLDSVDRLGESIVSLMPPPDTGYMGCCNGLIIATDDTICNPSTRNYMKLSPLSMVIGFGYDPLIDDYKLVIEAPLCGTQLHCVKAKTWKKLSCSDAFSKNYGYHSGHAFVENRLYWMVWSKASCTRFIFSLDLQTEKHSTLAFPFDTKTTCVFGPVEFEGCICVVRCDTKATNLPWSFEIWGMRDHKECDCSWTMLFSLVAHDSDSFYYVLPLKYYKTTNQILLKIGYKLFLYDLKTNTYEPLNVPFLAKYERVGAFLGVQSLVGF; this is encoded by the coding sequence ATGGCCAATCTTCCTCATAGAACGAAATCGAGGCCAGTGCCGAGTCTGACACAAGAAATGACTATGGAGATACTTTCCCACTTGAGTGTGAAGGACCTGCTACGTTACAGGTCCGTATGCAAGGCATGGCGCACACTCATCGACAGTCCTTCTTTCATCCGTATGCAACTCAAATGTTCAAAACTCGGACTGTTCATCAATGGCCAACAAAACTTGTACTGGCTCGACCTTGACACACTCGACTCGGTCGACCGATTGGGGGAAAGCATAGTCTCCTTAATGCCACCACCAGACACGGGTTACATGGGTTGCTGTAATGGCCTGATAATAGCCACGGACGACACGATCTGTAACCCATCTACAAGAAACTACATGAAGTTATCACCATTGTCAATGGTGATCGGATTTGGTTACGATCCTCTAATCGATGACTATAAGCTAGTAATTGAGGCCCCTCTATGTGGTACACAGCTCCATTGTGTGAAGGCCAAGACTTGGAAAAAGCTTAGTTGTAGCGATGCTTTCTCAAAGAACTATGGTTATCACTCAGGGCATGCTTTTGTTGAGAATCGTTTGTATTGGATGGTGTGGTCAAAGGCTAGCTGTACGCGTTTTATTTTCTCCTTGGATCTTCAGACTGAAAAACACAGCACTTTAGCGTTTCCATTTGATACAAAAACAACTTGCGTGTTTGGACCGGTGGAATTCGAAGGCTGCATTTGTGTGGTTCGCTGTGACACCAAAGCGACGAACCTTCCATGGAGTTTTGAGATATGGGGGATGAGAGATCACAAAGAGTGTGATTGTAGTTGGACTATGCTGTTCTCGTTGGTGGCTCATGATAGTGACTCTTTCTATTATGTTCTCCCTTTGAAATATTATAAGACTACCAATCAGATTCTCTTGAAGATCGGCTACAAACTCTTTCTGTATGATTTGAAAACCAACACATATGAACCTCTAAATGTCCCATTTTTGGCTAAGTATGAACGTGTAGGTGCATTTCTTGGTGTGCAAAGCCTTGTTGGATTTTGA